Proteins from a single region of Oreochromis niloticus isolate F11D_XX linkage group LG7, O_niloticus_UMD_NMBU, whole genome shotgun sequence:
- the clic3 gene encoding chloride intracellular channel protein 3 translates to MAEEPKIELFVKASYDAESVGNCPFCQRLFMILWLKGANFTLTTVDMKRAPDVLKDLAPGSQPPFLIYNDEVKTDTNKIEEFLEETLAPPQYPKLCCRYKESNSVGEDIFRKFSGYIKNPNPGLNDMLEKKFLSTLVKLNMYLETPLPHELDQNPDLTVSSRLFLDGDSLTLADCNLLPKLNIVKVVIKEYRDFAIPAELKGLTRYLQNAYKRDEFRHTCPNDSEILLAYHSVAQYLSK, encoded by the exons ATGGCCGAGGAGCCAAAGATTGAACTCTTTGTAAAG gCCAGTTATGATGCTGAGAGTGTGGGGAACTGCCCTTTCTGTCAGAGACTCTTCATGATTCTTTGGTTAAAAGGGGCCAACTTTACCCTGACCACTGTAGACATGAAGAG GGCTCCAGATGTACTGAAGGATTTGGCTCCAGGCTCTCAGCCTCCCTTTCTCATCTACAATGATGAAGTCAAAACGGACACTAATAAGATTGAGGAGTTCCTGGAGGAGACCTTAGCCCCACCACA GTACCCAAAATTGTGCTGTCGATACAAAGAGTCCAACAGTGTTGGAGAAGACATCTTCCGAAAATTCTCAGGATATATCAAGAATCCCAATCCTGGTTTGAATGACA TGCTTGAGAAGAAATTTCTTTCCACTCTGGTGAAGCTGAACATGTATCTAGAAACTCCTCTCCCTCACGAGCTGGACCAAAACCCGGATCTTACTGTGTCTTCACGCCTCTTCCTGGATGGTGACAGCCTTACCTTGGCAGATTGCAACTTGCTTCCCAAACTCAACATTGTCAAG GTGGTGATTAAGGAGTACCGTGACTTTGCCATCCCTGCAGAGCTCAAAGGTCTGACACGTTACCTACAGAATGCCTACAAACGGGACGAGTTTCGCCACACCTGCCCAAATGACTCAGAGATTCTCCTCGCCTACCATTCTGTCGCCCAGTACCTAAGCAAATAG